A stretch of Tripterygium wilfordii isolate XIE 37 chromosome 11, ASM1340144v1, whole genome shotgun sequence DNA encodes these proteins:
- the LOC120008721 gene encoding uncharacterized protein LOC120008721 — MDDSEVLGKEPPPPVEDDRSTKKARFREEVDDAGPSRSQVSFRDKLMESNVNREEELTGNSKDLEMTTDDVMVIREGYMPSIAFSQKVHEQLIKPWKNTVVVKLLGRSIGYKTLCTRLESLWSMMSEYTVIDLENDYFLIKFKNEDDTIQALTKGPWTILGHYLTVQSWTPDFDCMEEKIRSVTAWIRLPGMPLHYYHKRILRFMGQLIGKVVKIDYNTDSAAGGKFARIAVQIELDKPLCSQFKRDGKIQNVEYECLPKICFVCGCFGHMSGSCPTRSSMENEGEKSNAEETHGGAGDTEVATEENPNFGPWMLASRKGKPRKSREVYQSRENGSLIGERNQRESRFNVLEEIEVNEGTTLNANNGFL; from the coding sequence ATGGACGACTCTGAAGTCCTTGGGAAAGAACCCCCACCACCGGTGGAGGATGATCGGTCAACAAAAAAGGCCAGATTTAGGGAGGAAGTGGATGATGCAGGACCCTCAcgctctcaagtatcatttagAGACAAGCTAATGGAATCTAACGTGAATCGGGAAGAAGAGCTGACAGGAAACTCAAAGGACTTGGAGATGACAACAGATGATGTTATGGTTATAAGGGAAGGATATATGCCATCCATTGCTTTTTCTCAGAAAGTCCACGAACAATTGATCAAACCATGGAAGAATACAGTGGTGGTTAAGTTGTTAGGCCGTTCCATTGGGTACAAGACTTTATGCACAAGATTGGAGTCTTTATGGAGTATGATGTCGGAATATACGGTCATTGATTTGGAGAATGACTATTTTCTGATTAAATTCAAAAATGAGGACGACACTATTCAGGCCCTCACCAAAGGTCCTTGGACGATTTTGGGTCACTACCTCACAGTCCAATCCTGGACTCCAGATTTCGATTGCATGGAGGAAAAGATTAGGTCTGTTACTGCTTGGATAAGGCTACCCGGAATGCCCCTGCACTATTATCATAAGAGAATTTTGAGGTTTATGGGGCAATTGATAGGCAAGGTTGTGAAGATCGACTATAATACGGATTCGGCTGCTGGAGGAAAGTTTGCTAGAATAGCAGTCCAGATCGAACTTGATAAGCCATTATGTTCGCAATTTAAACGTGATGGTAAAATACAAAATGTGGAATATGAATGCTTGCCAAAGATTTGCTTCGTCTGTGGTTGTTTTGGCCACATGAGTGGGTCTTGTCCGACAAGAAGTTCCATGGAAAATGAAGGGGAAAAGTCTAATGCAGAAGAAACTCATGGTGGTGCCGGTGATACGGAGGTGGCGACGGAGGAGAACCCCAATTTCGGGCCCTGGATGCTTGCGTCTAGAAAGGGAAAGCCGAGGAAATCAAGGGAGGTGTATCAATCACGGGAAAATGGGAGTCTGATTGGGGAAAGGAATCAGAGAGAATCACGGTTTAATGTTTTGGAGGAAATTGAAGTCAACGAGGGAACCACTTTGAATGCAAATAATGGGTTTCTATAA